A DNA window from Patagioenas fasciata isolate bPatFas1 chromosome 1, bPatFas1.hap1, whole genome shotgun sequence contains the following coding sequences:
- the GPR19 gene encoding probable G-protein coupled receptor 19 codes for MFAHSMDNSSSPFVLPTLLLLLQNKSYPNTSNPPAGHEMTESPIGPSSSRNHTALQYKLKPGELAAASIVLGALWLISVFGNSLVCLVIHRSRRTQSTTNYFVVSMACADLLLSVASAPFVLLQFTYGRWTLGNVMCKLVRYIQYLSPGVQIYVLLSICVDRFYTIVYPLSFKVSREKAKKMILASWLFHALFASPAFFFYSSNSNDHCNFFLPDSWEGAIYSIIHLLVVFLIPSILIILFYQKVIKYIWRIGTGGMTVRRTMNIVPRTKVKTIKMFLMLNSVFLLSWLPFYVVQMWHPQETDYRKSSLVFLAITWISFSSSASKPTLYSVYNANFRRGMKETCCMSAMKCYRSNAYTITTSSRIAKKNHIGIADIPAPVKTVTKDSIYDAFNREAKEKKLAWPIQSNPPNTFV; via the coding sequence ATGTTTGCCCACAGCATGGATAACAGCAGCAGTCCTTTTGTTCTCCCTACCTTATTGCTCTTGCTGCAGAACAAGAGCTACCCCAACACCTCCAACCCTCCTGCTGGCCATGAGATGACAGAGTCACCCATAGGACCCAGCTCAAGCAGGAACCACACTGCTCTGCAATACAAACTGAAGCCGGGCGAACTAGCAGCAGCCAGCATAGTTTTGGGAGCATTGTGGCTCATTTCTGTCTTTGGAAACTCCCTTGTGTGCTTAGTGATCCACAGGAGCAGGAGGACACAATCCACCACCAACTATTTTGTTGTCTCCATGGCTTGTGCAGACCTTCTCCTCAGTGTTGCAAGCGCACCCTTCGTGCTGCTCCAGTTTACCTATGGCAGGTGGACACTGGGGAACGTGATGTGCAAGCTGGTCAGGTACATACAGTACCTCAGCCCTGGAGTCCAGATATATGTGCTTCTCTCTATATGTGTGGATCGATTCTACACTATCGTCTATCCCCTCAGCTTCAAAGTGtccagggagaaagccaagaaaaTGATCCTGGCCTCTTGGCTATTTCACGCCCTCTTTGCATCACCGGCTTTCTTTTTCTACAGCTCCAACAGCAATGACCACTGCAACTTTTTTCTTCCGGATTCTTGGGAAGGAGCCATCTACAGTATCATCCACCTCTTGGTGGTATTTCTCATCCCATCCATCCTCATTATCCTCTTCTACCAGAAGGTCATCAAGTACATTTGGAGAATAGGTACCGGTGGCATGACCGTCAGGAGGACAATGAATATTGTCCCAAGAACAAAGGTGAAAACCATCAAGATGTTCTTAATGTTAAACTCGGTATTTCTCCTGTCCTGGCTCCCTTTTTATGTGGTACAGATGTGGCACCCACAGGAAACAGACTACAGAAAGAGTTCCTTGGTTTTCCTGGCCATCACCTGGATCTCCTTTAGTTCTTCAGCCTCTAAGCCAACTCTCTACTCGGTGTACAATGCAAACTTCAGAAGAGGGATGAAAGAAACTTGTTGCATGTCTGCCATGAAATGCTACAGAAGCAATGCGTACACCATCACCACCAGTTCCAGGATAgccaaaaaaaatcacattgggaTTGCAGATATCCCAGCTCCAGTAAAAACTGTCACCAAAGACTCCATCTATGATGCTTTTAACAGAGAAGCCAAGGAAAAAAAGCTTGCCTGGCCTATTCAGTCTAACCCTCCAAATACGTTTGTCTAG